Proteins from a genomic interval of Trifolium pratense cultivar HEN17-A07 linkage group LG6, ARS_RC_1.1, whole genome shotgun sequence:
- the LOC123893204 gene encoding BEL1-like homeodomain protein 9 produces MAEEGFEHYHIPQQSRREKLRFLSQNQPNFIESSTTLHPNYPPLPSPYDPSLISSLFLPSTNQNHSIMNPNPLLYQPQNHGYTDISASSSSNTNNNEVMLLKSEPLSLTLSSNQNNYQMNIHNPLEVNNLQKYGSVIDVSRNTVPLGPFTGYATVLKGSRFLKPAQQLLDEICYVGICADEKIVTAVDASFILENHYEQESNEIGNGVDDMLGDGNNESRKNKSRLLIVLDEICRRYRQYYQQIHAVITSFEYVAGLGNAAPYASLAINAMSKQFRCVKSMITDQLQFISKSNFQISNRKDESPRFRNGDGASYSQRLAFLEHVQQPVWRPQRGLPERAVSVLKAWLFEHFLHPYPTDTDKLMLAKQTGLSRNQVSNWFINARVRLWKPMVEEIHMLESQQSQKESSQREEHRNNFSDNNIADQNPSSSTDKFHDVTYKRTRNELHNMPVVNQQVGNVGVSMMNSGATSNGVSLTLGLHQNHAMGLSDQRFDMCAAQRFGLALQPDSYVMSGFQLQNRQFGRDFIGGQLLHDFVG; encoded by the exons aTGGCAGAGGAGGGTTTTGAACATTACCATATACCACAACAAAGCAGAAGAGAAAAGCTTAGATTTTTATCTCAAAACCAACCAAATTTCATTGAATCTTCAACAACCCTTCATCCAAATTATCCACCTTTACCTTCTCCCTACGACCCTTCActcatttcttctcttttcttacCTTCAACCAACCAAAACCACAGTATAATGAATCCTAACCCTTTACTTTATCAACCACAAAACCATGGTTACACTGATATTAGtgctagtagtagtagtaacaCTAACAACAATGAAGTAATGTTGTTAAAGTCTGAACCTttatcattaactttatcatcaaACCAAAACAATTATCAGATGAATATTCATAACCCTTTAGAGGTTAATAACCTTCAGAAATATGGTTCTGTTATTGATGTTTCAAGGAACACAGTTCCATTAGGACCATTTACTGGTTATGCTACTGTTTTGAAGGGATCAAGGTTTTTGAAACCTGCTCAACAACTATTAGATGAGATATGTTATGTTGGGATTTGTGCTgatgaaaaaattgttactGCTGTTGATGCATCTTTTATATTGGAAAATCATTATGAACAAGAGAGTAATGAAATTGGTAATGGTGTTGATGATATGCTTGGTGATGGAAATAATGAGAGTAGGAAGAACAAGTCTAGACTATTAATTGTGCTTGATgag ATTTGCAGGAGATACAGACAGTACTATCAGCAGATTCATGCAGTAATAACTTCGTTTGAATATGTGGCCGGCCTCGGAAATGCAGCACCGTACGCAAGTTTGGCTATAAATGCCATGTCCAAACAGTTTAGATGCGTGAAGAGTATGATTACTGACCAGCTTCAGTTTATCAGTAAGTCCAATTTTCAGATAAGCAATAGAAAGGATGAATCTCCAAGGTTTCGTAACGGTGATGGAGCCTCTTACAGCCAAAGGCTAGCGTTTCTAGAGCACGTCCAACAACCTGTTTGGCGACCTCAAAGAGGACTCCCTGAGCGCGCTGTTAGTGTTCTCAAGGCATGGCTGTTTGAACACTTTCTGCATCC TTATCCAACTGATACTGACAAGCTAATGTTGGCTAAACAAACCGGTCTATCTCGTAACCAG GTATCTAATTGGTTTATAAATGCAAGAGTTAGGCTTTGGAAACCAATGGTGGAGGAAATACACATGCTTGAATCACAACAATCTCAAAAGGAATCATCTCAAAGAGAAGAACATAGGAACAATTTCAGTGATAACAACATTGCTGATCAGAATCCATCTTCATCCACAGACAAGTTTCACGATGTCACATATAAACGAACTAGAAATGAACTTCACAATATGCCGGTGGTGAATCAACAAGTTGGTAATGTTGGAGTGAGCATGATGAATAGCGGCGCAACAAGCAATGGCGTATCTCTAACACTTGGCCTTCATCAAAATCATGCAATGGGATTATCTGATCAGCGATTTGACATGTGCGCTGCACAGCGTTTTGGTCTTGCACTTCAACCTGATAGCTACGTCATGAGTGGTTTTCAATTACAGAATCGACAATTCGGGAGAGATTTTATTGGAGGGCAACTTTTGCATGACTTTGTAGGATGA